A DNA window from Leopardus geoffroyi isolate Oge1 chromosome A1, O.geoffroyi_Oge1_pat1.0, whole genome shotgun sequence contains the following coding sequences:
- the LOC123598977 gene encoding putative olfactory receptor 2W6 — protein sequence MGRDNDSYQQAFILVGFSDRPQLEVILFAFVLVFYILALVGNSAIIFLSIMDTRLHTPMYFFLGNLSFLDLCFTTSIAPQLLWNLWGPEKTITYHGCVAQLYIYMVLGSTECVLLAVMSYDRYVAVCRPLHYTVVMHPHLCLQLVIVSWFCGSLNSFVMCPQTMQLSRCGRRKVDHFLCEMPALIAMSCEDTMLVEAFAFVLGVALLLVPLSLILISYGMISATVLRIKSAAGCKKAFNTCSSHLTVVSLFYGTIIYMYLQPANSYSQDQGKFLTLFYTIVTPSVNPLIYTLRNKDVKGAMRKLLRGEKEDREA from the coding sequence ATGGGAAGAGACAATGACAGTTACCAACAAGCATTCATCTTGGTGGGCTTTTCTGATCGACCTCAACTGGAGGtaattctgtttgcttttgtcttGGTCTTCTACATCCTGGCCCTTGTTGGCAATAGTGCCATCATTTTCTTATCAATCATGgacaccaggctccacactcccaTGTACTTCTTTCTTGGGAACCTTTCTTTCTTGGACCTCTGCTTTACAACGAGCATTGCTCCCCAGCTGCTGTGGAACCTTTGGGGTCCAGAGAAGACCATCACCTACCATGGCTGTGTGGCCCAGCTCTATATCTACATGGTATTGGGCTCAACCGAGTGTGTTCTCCTGGCTGTCATGTCttatgaccgctatgtggccgTCTGCCGGCCCCTGCACTACACTGTGGTCATGCACCCACATCTCTGCCTGCAATTGGTGATTGTGTCCTGGTTCTGTGGCTCTCTAAATTCCTTTGTCATGTGTCCCCAGACAATGCAACTCTCCCGATGTGGGCGCCgcaaagtggaccactttctgtGTGAGATGCCTGCTCTTATTGCCATGTCCTGTGAAGACACCATGTTGGTGGAAGCATTTGCCTTTGTCCTGGGTGTTGCCCTTCTCCTGGTGCCCCTCTCCCTGATCCTCATCTCCTATGGCATGATTTCTGCCACTGTGCTTAGGATCAAATCAGCAGCAGGGTGCAAGAAAGCTTTCAACACCTGCTCTTCTCACCTAACGGTGGTCTCTCTTTTCTATGGAACCATCATCTACATGTACCTGCAGCCAGCCAATAGCTACTCCCAAGACCAAGGCAAGTTCCTCACCCTCTTCTACACCATCGTCACTCCCAGTGTCAACCCCCTTATCTATACTCTGAGGAACAAAGATGTAAAGGGAGCAATGAGAAAGCTCctgaggggggagaaggaggacagGGAAGCCTAA